The region taattcgattagtgtttacttcgagtatgactttagtcggattcaGGTAACCAGCAGAAACCGGAGTTTACGTGGTTGTTTCTttatcagagtattgtcttaatcgggttaatatcggaatattgttgtaCTGATTGTCAGGATCCAACCAGCAGGCGGCGCCAGAGCACTGAATGAATGACGTCACGGTGTTACGTATACCTGTAGGTTCCGGTTGCGACGTTACGCTAGCTTTTTAGCTAATACAGTGTTTCACCGTATGTTTATATCACATTACATTGATTTAATTTGAGTATTACATGAACGCTTTGCGTCTTTGGGTTaggaactaaaataaaaatattagtaATACTTATTTGTTTGTGGTAAAACTGTAACGctatttaattatattagaATCTAGCTAGCTACGACTTGCGTTTTGCTCTGCGCATGCGTACCATTTGGGCGCATGCGTACACGGGCTGGATCGTGGCGTTATGTTCCAGGCAGCTGGATTGTTTACTTTAAGTGTACTTTTCTGCTAGCTAGTTTAGGTAGATCATTATTTTAGGTGAATTAACGAGCCGGGGTGATTTTATAAGGTTTTAATCTCATATGTTTATTGTAAAAAGAAACTTAAACGTAAATAGTTTCGCTTTTGTTTCACCGTCTCATTGATTAGCTCTGGTATTTTATATGCGATTTTGTAAAATATAGGGAAGAATATGggtccaaaaaagaaaaatggcatCCCTGACAGGTAAGTTATCATGTCACCTATTGCACCTTCCAGTGACGAACTGTTAGATATTCCTGGTCGTATAAACCAGTGTATATCCACAGATGGACTGATTATAAGGCAGTGGGCAAACGGATCCCTGGCACGCGCTTCATCGCATTTAAAGTACCCTTAAAACAGGTAACagacctgctcacacacacctgcactcatctcacactctTTTTGTGCTGACCTAGTGCCCCTCATTTCTCTCTTCCAGGCTTTGAGAAGGCATCTGAGCGAATCAGAAGTGTTTGGACCTTTTGAGCTGATGGATGTGTTGAAGAAGGAGGGTGAAGAACTTGGCCTCATCATTGATCTCACCTTCACCACGCGCTACTACCAACCCCAGGTGACCGACACCACGTCCACAACTGCACGAGCAGAAGTGGACTGTTCCTGGGTTCATTCTTTGTATCAGGATTATTGAATTTGTCAGTTAGGGATAGTTGGTAATTGGATACGATCCCAGAATTGTTATGTACTATGTGCTGAGCGAGAAAGTGGTTCATCTTCAAGGTGTGCGGTACTACCATTTTTAATTCTGCTAAATCTTTTTGACTATCTTGTTAGATGTGTATGTCGGACAGTGTCAGAAAACTCATAAGCAAACCTGAGTGACAAAAACCGGTTTGAGGACGCAGGTCAATCTGATAAGAGTGTTTGTCGTTAAAAGGAACGCTACAAGCCTCCATTTaagttaatataaaacattagccaggtaacattttacacattcatacacttctCCCTGGCATGCTTGGAATGAAACATCGGATTGTTCCACTCAGACAGTGGAGGAAAGATAATGAGCTAATGAGTGTTGCATATTTGATGACAAGATACTACTATATTATTACAATGCAAACAAGATTTGTTAAAGGATAACACTGAGCTTTCAGTGGTGTATCACCATGTTCTCTTATTTACACAGCTTTAAAATTCCTGTAGCAGATACCACCTAAGAATACCGAACTTTATAAGGCTCTATAAAGTAATACAAGTGAAACAACTGTAAATCTAAATATCACAGTATAGTCACATGAATTCTCATCACTGCTCttttgaatttgtgtgtgtatgtgtgtgtgtgtgtgtgtgtgtgtgtgtgtgtgtgtgtggcaggatTTACCAGACACACTGCACTACCTGAAGATATTTACAGCAGGACACGAGGTGCCAAGTGACTCCACCATCCTGAGTTTTAAAAAGGCAGTGAGAAGATTTCTGCATGATAATCAGAACAATGGTAcatccaaataataataataataataaaaggttcATCAGTGGCTGGGATTTaaacatacaaaccacaacGTTTCGGTCACTAGCACAGAACTATTCTTGAGAATACTGTGATTGGTCACTCGCGTCATTCACACAAGCACATTTATGCCGATAATTCCCTCTGAACATTACCAATAGTTACATCTTCCTTGTTGAAACTCCTCCTACTTTCACGGGAAGTGttgtgtgaaaagaaagaaaaacacacactcaaccgGGACACATAAAGTCCTGGGTTCAGATTCATTGCTGTGGCGAGTCGTGTTCAGTAGAGAAGAGCTATCGGAGACGTTTCTCTATGTCACTTACATATACGTTATAATCCAATTGTCGCAAAAAATGAAATTTTGTTAATAATTCCGCCAACTGGTAAATGGAAAAATTCTGGGCCTTACATGAGTCACTCAgtgataaaaaaatttttagtagTGTTTCTGCTAAAAATGAAGCAGTTACATATATTTCTCGCAGTACACTGGCTTTCCGTTCCGAATGGAAATTGACTTATCAatcaatataaacaaatgaattattttatcactgcaagtctgttatgagattagtcaggacactgttgggtttctgtgtgtagagtgtcatgactctgtgtttagttGCTGGTGAGCAAGGCGATGGGAAAAGGAGAGGGGTGTGAGCCTGCTGcggggcaaacaattcacacctctccataataacattggtacaaacataaaacagacagcacaactactgaaggttttttttaaatggcaaaacactgtacacaactgccacaataaaattataatatttaatccTAGTAgactaggtaaaaaaaaaaaaagaaataagaaaaactgtaaattcttaaagcccagagtgtctactttcatatgagctgTGTTAATCACTGCtctggagtgtgacatcacaaataaataaagctgaacacgggcacccccccccccaaaacaggTGGCAACTCAAATTTTTGGCCGCaggttaaaaatgttttatatatatatatatatatattcaaaaaaaGGTTTAACTATCTTTTATAGATTATAGTGTGACTGAatcatgttgtttttaattttcaatttTAACCAAACTATGGAAATTACAGGGTTATAAATGATGTATGATGTGTCCTTATTAGCGATGTTATTGTGTTCACAGATAAGCTGATTGGTGTGCACTGCACCCACGGCCTAAACCGATCCGGATACCTCGTGTGCAGgtacgtgtgtgtatttatgtgtcaTTATGCATGCAGACGAGGTTTATACCCCACAGTAGTCATGTGACGATGATCAGTTGCAGTATATAACAGAAAACTGACAAAGTGTCTTGAGTGTTACCGTAACGAGGAGCAGAATCTCCTTGGCCACGTTTATATTTTAATACTGAGACGTTTCAGTGGCATTATCTCGCTTTTACCAATGTCACTTACCCATGTTGAGCACATGGAGGGTTTGTATATCATGCTTACCCATAACTTAatgatatgaaaatgaatctacCAGTTGTGTGAAAGACCAGAATGTACCCAATAGCCACCAGACTGAGTGTGAAGGCAGACATGTGCTGCTTCTCAGATATGTTGCAGCTGCTGAATCTTTTTCCAACTGCTGAAAGACTGCTGTCTTTTGGTTGAACGTTAAGGATCGTGTTTCTTTTCCCAAGGAGACCTCATACCGTTCACCAGAcaggtttaaaacaaaaagcgACAGACAAAACTATATATTTGCAGATTAAAAAGTAGTTTTATATGGaaaggtggtggtggtagctcagtggttaagacattggacatCTGATTGGAAAgtcaagttcaaatcccagcatcaccaagctgccaccaatgggcccttgagcaaggcccttaacgctcaactgctcagttgtataaatatgagataaaTGTCGCTCTggatctgccaaatgccgtaaatgtaaaaagatgaTATGCTTACACAGTgccatgtttgtttattaggaACAGGTATGAGCTCAatacttctgtgtgtgtgcgtgtgtgtttctgattgTAGATACATGATCGATGTAGACGGTGTTGAACCTCATGATGCCATCGACTGTAAGTAATTACTGTCTTTAAAGAATTTTATCAGCTAACTTTAACAAATAAGCGAGTGCTATCTAGTGGTAGAGCAGCAACACAAACTCCTAACAGTCCATTCTAACCTTTTTAAATACtagataaaacattttcattcagcatgtactgtataagcATCTTGTTGGCTTTGCTTACTTAATGTTATTTAGTCAGTGTTATTGCTTCTTGGATAAGTTAATGCTacattgaaaatatttttagttCCATTTCACCTTTGGCAAGTTTAGCATTCCTTTGGTTCTTGAAGAAAAAGATTCTGCAGAAGAAAAACTTTACTACAATTAAGAGGTCGACCGATTAATCATCACCAAGAGCCGGTTgctatcggttatcggcaaaaatccacaccgatagatttcccggttgcgtccgtTGCGGGAGTGGCTGAGAatggtccgctgtcattatacagtatgagagtggcctctagaggtgaaatataACTAAATTGCTGACAAATTTAGtcgttatttgaagtgttttttgtttgaagtgttttggatgtctctattgttatttggagtgctaCTTTTTGGTTCTGCTTGAATGTATATCTTTTAgtaacttttatatatataatatataaatttatttttcattttttttaaaagtacagtacattttcatagtacagtcagtactttgagtgttttgttttcattcagtatcagttttaaaaactatcagttgattaatcagttatcggcaggtgctgcccaacttagttatcggtaaaatccactatcggtcgaccgcTAGCTACTATGcactttactttttttctctctttacttttactttactttaacaTGTTATCTAGTTAAAATTCTGTAAGCTAGCTGTGACAAAATACGACTATGTGCTTAtcgagttatttatttaattattccaTTTAATAAGGCTATATTGATAATGCATATGTTTGTTTAGTGGTTAGTTGATGACTAAtgtttatctctttttttttggcaaaatttgcctactgttattgtttgtttttaactgttattatttaaaacctATTCAATTCTATCCACTTTTGTCTCAGTGTTCAACAAGTCACGTGGTCACTCTATCGAGAGACAGAATTACCTGAAGGATCTAAAATCGGGACCAAAACGCAGGTATTgggatatttaaaattttttatacaGGTTTATTTAGAACATGTACATTTtacaaactttttatttatttaatcacacTAGTGTACAATACTCTGGTATATTGATTTATTCTGTAACAAACTTGGTTCTGTAGTAATGATGGAATGGACGAACCAGAGCAGGAACCTGTCCGGGGCGGAGCCACAAACAGAACGCATGAATTGATGACTTCTTTCTGTAGGAGAGACGATCATCAGGATCACTTTGAGTATGTGTGCTCTTTCATACTcattaaaaatccaaaaaaatgtcatgtgaccttttgATGGCTTCACtttgactgtttaaacagcACATTTCTCCTCACCAGACCTTTCAACCAGAGCAGGAGAAACAACCAAAAGAGACCCTGTCCACCTCCTCtatttcacacacaccctcacaggGGTCCTCCTCCTTTACTATTTACACCTCCTTTCAGGGGCCCACCTCCTCTCCTGCCCACACCACCTCCTCTCCTGCCCACACCACCTCCTCTGGATGCATGGTCTGCTTTTAGACAGGGCCGTTATCCCGCACCTCCTCCAGACCCCACCTTCATGCCTCGCTACACCTTTGGAGAACAGCCTCGACGCACACATCGAAAAAAACGCAGAAGTGCTCATAAATACAGCACGAATTCTCCATAATCGCACTGACTGTAAACACTGCGTTCTCTACAGCGTTAACAGTGTTCACACTATCAGAGGGGTTACAGATTAGTATCATTTTATTGATCTTTATCATTTTAgctttaaaatttatttaacaggTAGGAAAACTATACAATTGTTTTATTGAAATTTTTAAAACGCTGTATGGAGGAGCAGACTGTTACTCTTGGACAGATCTCTTAAATCATCTTTCTGTAGTGCACTAGCCTGTCTGCTTGATTAATCTTATCCATGCTCTGCTAGAACCTCCAAGAAATGAGGTGTGgaattatatttttttgctgCTCTCAACCTTATTTACACATTGAAGGGATGAAGCCAGAGAGCTAGGGGCTGCTGTGTTGGGCGTGGCCATGGGCTTCGTCCTGATATTAcccttaaaaaagaaataaaaagaacacTTGAGAACTCCACCCAGGTTTGTGTAGTTTAGGTAATGTAGGTAAAGTGTACCTAATGTAAGGAGAGTCTGTTCATGCAATTTCACCttattaaatacttttaaattcAATACTGCACTGTGATAATGCCTAGGTAACAAGCTAGCAGCCCCttacaataatgtattaaatatactcactgttcactttaataggaacacctttaCACCGGCACATTCATGCCGTTTtctaatcggccaactaatcttcaactgtacagtttgggtgagcctgtacCCATGATAGCCTTATATTCCTATTTTTCGCTCTCAGAAGTGGAACGtaatgtgatcttctgctgctgtagctcatccacctcaaggtttgatgttttgtgcatgctgagatgcttttctgctcagcgtGGTTGTATAGactgattatttgagttactatagacttcctgtcaaacCAGTCTGGTTATTCTCCACTGATCTCAattatcaacaaggcgtttcagcctgcagaccctccacacacaggatgttttctgtttttcgcaccattctgtgcaaactctagagactgtcgtgtgtgaaaatctcaggagacaCTGAAATACTCAATCCAGCCCATTTGGCACCAATGACCATACCACGGTTAAAGTGACAGAGATgacacttttcccccattctaaTGTTTAAGGTGTACATTAATTGAAGCTCCTGACCTGCATTTCcacgattttatgcattgtccggctgccacatgattggctgattggataactgcatgaacgaGCAAGTATACAGGTGTTAATATTAAAGTGACTTTCAAGTGTAATTCTAGCTGGTTAATGGGATATGGTTACTGGAGTAGTTAAACATGACAAGCTAGCTAGAAATTTCTCTATTTATGTTTAACGACACCGGTAACCATCAGTGTATTCCTAACTACCTAGCTATATTTAACGTCCTAATCACTGAGTAGCTAGTTTTTGTTAACATGCCTATAAATAAGCTAGCTAGTTTGCTTAGTAGCAAGTTAACACACCCTGGCTAGATGGTCAGAAAATGTGTATTTGTGATTTAAAAGAGAGAAACTATTAAGCTCTTTATGTTTAACTACTGAAATGACCATCTCTACATTATTTTAAAGTGCTACTAGCAAACTGGTTATAGCTAGCTTGTCATAAGTTGCATTAAATAAGCTAACTAGTGTTATGATGTGCTGCCATTAGAGTTTGTCAGCTAAACATAACTAGAAAGCTAGTTTGTTTAATGGCAGGTTAACATAATATACCTAGCTTTAGTAACCAGACAACAATTATAATGATAAATGGATGATTTTAAGGATGGAAAactaacagaaatataaaacattttgagaaaaaatTTTAAGGCAGCCATTTTTGGGCTATAAATTGGGTAGTTAATGAGGTGGCTGTTATTTACACAGAGTACATGTTTCTGCGCTACATGTCCATGTGCTAAACAATCAAGATCATCTTGTATAGTGTGTAATTTGAGGCACAGCTCTTGTCTTAGAGAAGAACAATAGGTATAAGTTGCCTTCTGATACTGCCTTTATCTGTGTCATGTGACTGGTCATGTGGCAAATCAGTACCTCAGATGCTTCTATTAACTGTTGCTAAACTTTTATCTGAAGGACATCGTTAGATGTGCATTTTACTCagcttatttttctattttttgttCACATTGAGTCACTTATTGTAGTGAATGTATTTATAACTGTCACAATGTGTCTGAGGGTTTCTGCTTCTGTTGTGAGACCATATATGGTTTTATGATTAAAAGCTTGAAGCTTTTTGCACATCTGTTCAGATATTTGCTGGGCATCAGCACTCGGAgagattgtgtgtatgtgaaagagagagagattgagatttGATACAATTACAGCTAAATAATGTGGCTGTTCCCCTCTGATGTTTGGTCATATTCTCTTTCTTGACCATATTCTATTAGGCCGAAGTTAAATATTTACTGTTTTGTCATGTAGAAAGAGCTTTACAGTTTGTAATACTtacaggatttttaaaattattattttgctttcagGATCCACATCTGTGCAATTATTAAAACACAagatggacaggtgtccacatatagcatttctatcacacacacatgtattcgctgaacatcccattccagatttagtccctctttgctgttataataacctccactcttctgggaaggctttccactagatttgtgctcatttagcTACGACAGGACAGACGCCGATGCGTGGTGAgtaggtctggggtgcagtcggtgttccagttcatcccaaaggtgatcagtggggttgaggtcaggactctgtgcaaaCCACTCAAGACCTTCCATTCCAACcttggcaagccatgtcttcatggaatttgttttgtgcacaggtgcactgtcatgctggaacaggtttgggcctcttagttccactgaagggaaactttaatgctacagcatacaaagacattgcatacaattgtgtgcttccaactatGAGGCAACAGTTTAagaaagaaccacatatgggtgtccaAAAACCTTTGGCCTTATAGTGTTCATGCAACAACCGTACATAACATGGCAGAACATAATAGACTTAATAGTGCacatccctgctggaaaaaaaaacttcaaaataatagtagaaaccatcacagaaattctaatggcttccactacaaataccactaCAACCCATCAGctattaaccattaaaacctttaccattattggtccttaatggtatccactagacataacatgccaccaatagaaggcaacaaattaccaatagagacccacagggaccattacagtttcctttaaaaccaatgcaattcccattataaccattcaaaccattacaaattatttttctattgtttgtttgtttttataaggGATATATAATGTACCATAtattatatgtacacattttacaATTGTGTGATGTACTATCCTGTCTACAACAGAACAGTATTCACGAGTGAATGTATTCTTGGCTGCCATTGTTGTGATGTGAGGTGCTTCCAGTAGAGGGCAGTATAACCGCGAAACACCGGAAGTACTCAGGAAAACGGGGAGTCGAATCGGAAGTCGTTACGTTTTGCGTAACAGTAGTTTGTTTACTCTCGGTTGAGGacagtatttttattgtttagtcTTTTGTGGTTTGAGTTCAGGATCGGTCCGTGTGTTAAAATACAGCTTGTAGAACAGATAAGTATTTAAACGTTTGAGCTGTAAGTACAGATAAGCATTTAAACGTTTGAGCTTCGTAATCAGGATTCACGGATAGCTACACGACTAGCTTTAGCATTTCTACTCggatacacatatacatatatataaattaataagcAGCTTGAAGGTTTATATATTGGTGTAAGTTGTGTGAGGATGGAGGagactgaggtgtgtgtgaaggCCGACAACGCCGTGGCTGTGAGGGAACCACAGGAGGAGCCGAGCAAGCCGAAGAAAAAGATCTTGGACGAAGATGAATATATTGAGGTGATTTTTACAGTCCATACTGGTCTTCCTGTTTAGAAAAGCTGTTCAGCAAACATGACACGGTATAGGAGAGCGACTCGTGAATAAGTAATGggtaaaactgacattttaacaCAGGAGAAGTCAAAGACATCATTAACTTATCCCGGGCACTGGATAACGCACTTCAAATCATTTTAAGTATTAGGTTCATCTTGTAGAACATAAtagaaagttgaagctttggcaCATACCTAATGATGATTATGTTTTAGTGTCCAGAAGGTTGTGAGCAACGCCAGAGAGCTAGTGTTGGACTTCTGAACCGGAAATAATTAGCACTATTAGTTCTTATTTCTATTattctggacacacacacattatatatacacaggtgcatctcaaaaaatttgaatattgtggaaaagttcgttttttttcctgtaaattaattcaaaaagtggaactttcatatattctagattcattacacataaagtgaaatatttcaagcttttttttttgctttaatcttgatgattacagcttacagaaGAAGATGAAGCCTTTGTCACATAGACATCAcagccaggaagttggggtcagagaacagggtcagccatgatacggcacccctggagcagagagggttaagggtcttgctcaaggacccaacagtggcagcttggcggtgcttgaacccccgaccttgtGATCAGTAAAcatcagagccttaaccgttgagccactATTGCCCTTGGAAGTGCCCTTGCAGCTCATGAAAATGAGATACTGGAAAAATACTGTCTCTCAAAACTATTAAAATTTAGAATAGTggaatgtcgacctgagaagagttCTAATCAGAGAATTAACTCCAAACACCTggaaaggtttcctgagcctttaatctctcagtctggttcagtacacaaacacaatcatggggaacatgaaagtaaatgttgcatttcattgggaaatcaaggtcccagagtctggaggaagagtggagaggaacagaatccaagttgcttgaagtccattGTGAAGTTtccagtcagtgatgatttggggggccaggtcatctgctggtgttggtccactgtgttttctcaagtcgagagtcaatgcagcatctaccaggagattttagagcacttcatgcttctatCTGCTGATGAGcattatggagatgctgatttccttttccagcaagACTTGACACCTGCCCACGGTGCCAAAACTAATAGTAACTGGTTCGCTggccgtggtattactgtgcttgattggccagacaACTCGCCTGatctgaaccccatagagaatctacgagagacaccggacccgacaatacagacgagctgaatgCCGCTATCAAAGcgacctgggcttccagaacacctcagcagtgcctcaggctgattgcctccatgccacgccgcattcgtgcagtaattcatgcaaaaggattaaagccctgtCCGAGTATCGagtacataaattaacatacttttagaaggtcgacatttctgtattataaa is a window of Ictalurus furcatus strain D&B chromosome 16, Billie_1.0, whole genome shotgun sequence DNA encoding:
- the dusp11 gene encoding RNA/RNP complex-1-interacting phosphatase, whose protein sequence is MGPKKKNGIPDRWTDYKAVGKRIPGTRFIAFKVPLKQALRRHLSESEVFGPFELMDVLKKEGEELGLIIDLTFTTRYYQPQDLPDTLHYLKIFTAGHEVPSDSTILSFKKAVRRFLHDNQNNDKLIGVHCTHGLNRSGYLVCRYMIDVDGVEPHDAIDLFNKSRGHSIERQNYLKDLKSGPKRSNDGMDEPEQEPVRGGATNRTHELMTSFCRRDDHQDHFEPFNQSRRNNQKRPCPPPLFHTHPHRGPPPLLFTPPFRGPPPLLPTPPPLLPTPPPLDAWSAFRQGRYPAPPPDPTFMPRYTFGEQPRRTHRKKRRSAHKYSTNSP